The Candidatus Cloacimonadota bacterium genome contains the following window.
GCCTGTAAGTCTTAAGTCCTTCGCGCAAAATGTCTCTGTTCTTTGTCTGTAACGGGCAGATGGGCAAGCGAAATTCAAGCTCGATGAGCCCCATCATATGCAAAGCTTCTTTTGCAGGAATAGGATTTGTTTCGATAAACATCAAATGATTTAAATTCGCTAAGTAAGCATGTTGGCTTGCCGCCTGTAAATAATCGCCGGCCAAACAACTGGCAATGTGTTCACTCATCAATTTCGGAACCACATTTGCCGTTACCGATATGCAGCCCTTCCCGCCAATAGCCATAATGGGCACATTAAGCGCATCCTCTCCACTCATCACACTGAAGCTTTTGGGTGCATCCCTCACGATTTGTGTTACTTGCACCAAATTCCCACTTGCTTCTTTTACCCCAATAATATTGGAGCATTCTCTTGCTAAACGAACTGTAGTTTCCGCAGTAATATTCACTCCTGTACGACCAGGAACATTATATATAACAATGGGTATTTTCACTTTTGAGGCAATGGATTTATAATACTCATACATGCCCTGTTGTGTAGGTTTAATATAGTATGGCGTAATTATTAAGGCAAAATCCGCACCCAATTCCTCAGCTTTTTTTGTGTTTGCCAAGCTTTGCATATAGTTGTTGGAACCAGTACCAATCATAACCGGAACCTTATTGGCAATTTTTTGCATGGCGAATCTCAGCAGTGCATCTTTTTCATCCCCAGCAAGAGCTGCTGCCTCTG
Protein-coding sequences here:
- the dapA gene encoding 4-hydroxy-tetrahydrodipicolinate synthase, which translates into the protein MLQGSYVALVTPFKNGAVDWNALERLICYHLENDTNGILLLGTTAEAAALAGDEKDALLRFAMQKIANKVPVMIGTGSNNYMQSLANTKKAEELGADFALIITPYYIKPTQQGMYEYYKSIASKVKIPIVIYNVPGRTGVNITAETTVRLARECSNIIGVKEASGNLVQVTQIVRDAPKSFSVMSGEDALNVPIMAIGGKGCISVTANVVPKLMSEHIASCLAGDYLQAASQHAYLANLNHLMFIETNPIPAKEALHMMGLIELEFRLPICPLQTKNRDILREGLKTYRLI